A genome region from Mycolicibacterium litorale includes the following:
- the sdhC gene encoding succinate dehydrogenase, cytochrome b556 subunit encodes MSTATTADTDVPSPRSKPSRRRTLYRGDPGMWSWVLHRISGAAIFFFLFVHVVDTALVRVSPEAYNAVIETYKSPIIGLMEIGLVAAVLYHALNGIRVILIDFWSKGARYQRQMLWVVAGVFITVLIASVGVIGMHMAERFL; translated from the coding sequence ATGAGTACTGCGACAACAGCGGATACCGACGTTCCGTCGCCGCGATCCAAACCGTCCCGCCGGCGCACCCTCTACCGCGGTGACCCCGGTATGTGGTCGTGGGTGCTGCACCGAATCTCCGGGGCGGCGATCTTCTTCTTCCTGTTCGTGCACGTGGTCGACACCGCGCTGGTGCGGGTCAGCCCCGAGGCCTACAACGCCGTCATCGAGACCTACAAGAGCCCGATCATCGGCCTGATGGAGATCGGCCTGGTCGCCGCGGTGCTCTACCACGCGCTCAACGGCATCCGCGTCATCCTCATCGACTTCTGGTCCAAGGGCGCGCGCTACCAGCGGCAGATGCTGTGGGTGGTGGCGGGCGTGTTCATCACAGTCCTGATCGCGTCGGTAGGCGTGATCGGCATGCACATGGCGGAGCGATTCCTATGA
- a CDS encoding succinate dehydrogenase hydrophobic membrane anchor subunit, whose product MSSNPYDHVSDRGGPAPVMQRSHDRPPSLDNPRAPKRAGGMPNFEKYAWLFMRFSGLVLVFLALGHLFIMLMWDQGVYRIDFNYVAQRWSSPFWQTWDLLLLWLAQLHGGNGLRVIISDYARKDSTRFWLNSLLALSMIFILVLGTYVLLTFDANIS is encoded by the coding sequence ATGAGCTCGAACCCCTACGACCACGTCAGCGACCGGGGCGGGCCCGCGCCCGTGATGCAGCGCAGCCACGACCGGCCGCCGAGCCTGGACAACCCGAGGGCACCCAAGCGCGCGGGCGGCATGCCGAACTTCGAGAAGTACGCATGGCTGTTCATGCGGTTCTCCGGCCTGGTGCTGGTGTTCCTGGCGCTCGGCCACCTGTTCATCATGCTGATGTGGGACCAGGGCGTGTACCGCATCGACTTCAACTACGTCGCCCAGCGGTGGTCCTCGCCGTTCTGGCAGACCTGGGATCTGCTGCTGCTGTGGCTGGCCCAGCTGCACGGCGGCAACGGCCTGCGGGTGATCATTTCCGACTACGCCCGCAAGGACTCGACGCGGTTCTGGCTGAACTCGCTGCTCGCGCTGTCGATGATCTTCATCCTGGTACTCGGCACCTACGTGCTGCTGACGTTCGACGCGAACATCTCTTAA